tatttatttgtttgtttatttattgctagGGTAAcctaaatagttaaataaacagGTAAATATTACTGAATACACACCATAGATTAACTTTATTCATAATTATATatcaaatgttttaattaatgttGTTCTATTAAACCTTAAACTCTGTCCTATTATATCCTATAATTTAATTCTAGTTTTATTTTACCTCAAAATGTTGACACAAATTAGATTAGCACTAATCCTGGATTAATTAATCcaggatttattttaatctgtGCTGTCCCAAGTGATAATTGCACCTACATAGTCGACAGTTAGGCGAATAGAGCGGTACACGTTAAAAATAAAACGCTGCACGGTTAACATTAATTTTAATGCAGATTTGATCCTAGTTCTAGTTTTGAACAAAATTTAGATGGGTTAGATCAACAAGAATTAGACCAGATTAGATTAGTGCTAATTCAGCATTTCTAGCATCTATTGAATGCTTGATTGATGCATTCATTAAAACTcaactttaattaaaacaaattaaaagtatAGATTAATTTAGCATATAATTATCTAGATTAAGATATACTACGCTTACTTAAACTATCGCTGTAGAACAACTGGTGTTATAATGTAAGCTATATGTGtaactgtaaatggataaaacatATGAAAATAGACAGTCATTATactgtaatttgtttaaaactGGTTACTGTAATATAAAACGTGGGCTTTTCTCCAACCTGGTAACCAAGTACTAATCATTCGCCTGAGTTGCCGGGTTGATCATATTCAGtatattatttactatttttagtTCAATTGGAATGTAAAAGCCCCGGTAtagattattaataatttcaGAGACAGAATCGTATATATAAGACATGATTTCACTTTATGAATAATGAATTAGACTCAGGTTTATAATTAGCATTGAAATTAGCATTCTGGTTGAAAAACCAACCTGGCAACCTTGCAGCTAAGTCTGTGCACCCACTGCAGTCCAAAACACAGTGGGCTATCAAAACtatttaacactttattaaaatgtattttagagtctggttgtattttttttcttttcaaaaataatatttagtcTCTTTACAGCCTCCTGTATGACTCACAAATGACAAACATATGAAGCTGTGCAACTGTGTACATTTATGACTCATTCATACACTAATTATGACACACATTTTCATTAAATCTGAAATATTATGATGTACAATGCATTGATATGTTTGTCTGCCATCACACATTGTACTGTATCTCATATACAAAGTACACCAGGGCTCTGTTTCAGTCAGGAGACAAAAAGGATTTATTTAGAAAccaaaaaaagtcaaacaaaaataacacaaattaaatattacaGGCAATCAGATGACATTTGTTCagcaaaaaaatcaaaacattagcAAACGTTTTACCCAGATTTAATTTCTAAGGCCTTTTTTTCCCTTAGACCAACCATGCAATAGAAAGCATGTTAAAACTCATGTGATAAACTTACATCTATAATATACATTAGCCTCGCAGCTCCAGAGCAAAATGTCTGAAATGAAATTTACATGAAACAGAACTCACTTTGTATTtacagcttttttcttttcttcagaaacaacaaaatactttttttaaagatttatttacatataattatatacgTGAACAGCATTTGAACAAATAATTTATACCGTGTATTTactatgtggtgtgtgttttgtttgtgtgtgtggacacttGGTCAATCCAGGTAGTCGAAGTCTTCTGGAATCTCAAAGGCTTTATCCAGCTGACTATCATCCATGCTGAACTTTCTCTTGGCCCATGATTTGATAGCAAATACATTATCTAGGGGGAAGGAATCGATTAATTGTATTGATTCACAGTACAAGATAAGATCGGTAAGGTGCGTCACTCACGTTACACTTAACTCTGGGAGAGAAAAATCGGACACAATCAGTCTGCTTCACACACGTCTGTTCAGAGTCGGATCAGTTCATTAACCTGTCGTATGTCATGAGGGGTCactgatttaataaataaaacagccttAAATATCTAATGTTTTTGTTCTAAAATATTGAGAAGTTTATTACTGCAGCAACATCGACTCAATCCCACCTCATCTAACAGGCATCAGCGGGGATACAGTAACGTAATGAAACAACCCTTAGGGTGGAGACGGAGCTTCTCCGAAAATGGAAATAAGGTCAGGTCGACAAGGGTGTGTTAAAAACAATATTGGAATGCAGCTTTAATTTAAGTGTTTGCCAAGCTGAGAGCCCCAGGGGAAACCAGACCTGCAAAATTACAACCATTACTTACAGGCAGTAATTAAAGTCTAATCGTGAATTACATTACAACATTTTTAAACTAATCTACATGCAGtacttaaagcaaaaaagcCAACAATAACACATTTCTAACCCTATTTAAAAATGGAAATCTACGATATCTTGGTCTGCTAAGTGTACATCTTGAAAAATCAATTGTCTTCAAGGTCAGTTAACTGTTTCAACATCTGTGTTGAATCACAGCATCTGACTTGTATTCAGTAgtttgaattaaaaacagatgtTTACTACGTGCAGATCTACACAATGGGCTCTAAAAACAACTATGTGACAAGATTGTGGATAGATACGCATCGGTTGAGAAACATATAAAATGTCTCCAAAGGATTGAAGATACCCCAAAGCACTGTTAGGTCATGACCAACGGTATGCCAAAATCCGAGCGTCCAAACTAGATGACTGGGAAAGAAGACACACCACCAGGAACCAAATAGCAATCTTGACAGACCTACAAGGTTTATGGATTTTGTGGCTAAGAGAAAGCCATTTCTTAACAACCTGGCAGAAGGTTTTGTAAAACCAAAGTATCAACTATTTGGCATGAATGTCACCACAGCCTCACTCACAGAAACAACACTATCTTAAATGTGAATGTCAGgtctcagcccggactttggccatgtgcttttgtttatgttttgtgtcacgtgtctgccccgcccttgtctcttcctccccgcctctgcacacctgttcctcatgtgtctaattgttattagtatttagtcgaGCCACGTTGCCTTAAGCAGCgtggaatcctctgttgtcgTTGTCTTGTCTAGTCGGTGTCCTAgtttctgtcctgttctgtgttttttagttaataaaccctgtttattttagctatcctgcatttgggtctgttttatccccgcATTACtgacagtgaagcatggtggtggcagcatgaAGCTGCAGGGATGTTGCTTATGGATGAACCCAAGCACTGTGAGGTTCTGGAAATGAATATGATGAAATATGCAAAACCTCTGAAAATGGGTTGGAAATTTTATTCCAACATGATCCCAAATGACCCCGAGCATAATGCCAAAGCTACCATGACGCAGTGGCTCGCTCAGAACAAGGTGGAGGTttcaacacaaaatgtaaacatttcgAAAATGGgagtattctctctctctcacacacagacacacagacacacacagcagtgtttgGAATGATGGCACAGCATTTTCGAGActctctaatacacactaatacctCATCTATTGTAAGACAGAtctggttgtcatggtaactaAGAAATCTTCAGTCACTGTTGAACGCTTATCTGTCTACGTAATAGCACATAACAGCATGTACTATCTCATTCTATTTCCTTCAGAAGTATGgggatttgggacacagcccagGACTATTGACATAAACGGTGCAGTGTAGATAAAAAGACAACGAACATGTGTTCTGGTCTCTGTACAGTCCGGGTGTGATCGAGCATTTAGATATTGTCACTGGGAAACCATTTCACAGGATATTATTTCCTGCAGCTGAAACTTACCAGTCCATCTTGACACGGCTTCCTTCGCTGTGACGTTCTCTTTACCTACAGAAACACATCACAGCGCAGATTTAGTATTGATTTTATACTATTAAATATCATTCACcacattttctgtattttcactGCATGTTTTCGCACCAGACAGAATCATATCCTTCTTAAATCCTGTCTGCTCTGTTCTcactatagaaaaaaaaaccatgatGACAATATAATGACTATAAGAGCACAAGTCCGCTGTGTACAGAGTAATAAGAGCAGCTGCAGTAAGCAGGATTTTGGGAAGAGGATAATGATTTCTTCATGTGTGAACACAGAGTTCTGATGCATCTCCAGCACAACTGAAATTCTACGCTTTCTTTTTTACACCGTACTCACAATTTAGGGTTTAGAACAGgctttaatagtaataataattcattattcattattattacaggACTTCTCTATTAATATTTTGATgaaaataatttccttttctctttttttattctaaatgttttaatttttttaatgatcgcACATTTAAAATGTAGCTCAAAGTGCTTTATGGTGTGGTGCAAAATggaaaaactttaaaaatggtatttcatttttaataataataataataataacaatgatgataattatgatcatcattattattgtcattagtatcattattattattatcattaatcattgtcacaataataataattacaatatgaataattattaatattgtaaCTATTACTAtagatattaatattatttatctaaCAATAAAAAGTCAACATTttatctacaaaaataaatgtttaaatctaaatattatttacaaagaTAAAAATCTTCATCAACATCTTTTCTAAACATTTTGTCAATTGCCAACATAATAATTTTGCCTCATTCTGGAAGTGAATgcttaaaataatcaaattcattCAGACAATGTAAGCTGTTCATCTTGTATTCATTTCATCATAAATATCACAGAGAAATAATCCATGACCCCTTGAAGATTTCTGCAGGTCTAACGGACCGACCTGCTGCTTCTCCTCTTGACTAGAGGTTATATTACTATCTCATTACAGCTCACtggtattgttttgtattgtttggttGCTGTAACGGTGTTGTCGGTCGTTAGGTTTTCTAGTGCAGAGCTTTAGATGAGGACAAGTCGAGACACGCCGAAGCTCGGATCTATAGAGTGCCTGGTGTGGAGTGAGGCATTGTCTCTGTCAGCCAGTCAAACACAATTCAGCTGTGTTTAATCTGTGTAGAAAAACCTACACTGGCTCTTAGACTTACTTCTAAAGCTGTTTATAGACATCGGTGGCATCGATGTGACATGTCACGGCCGTACCGAGATGAAGTGGGCGTGTGATGGGTTTATATTTTTAGCTTTGTGATATCGGGTTGCAGTTTATATCTGATCTTTGGTTCAGAAGAGTTAATAAAACAGAGCATGACTGATGCCAGACTCTGTAACTGGGTCATTGTAAAGCCAGACATTTCTCATATGAACTTATTTCACCGAGCAGAACGGCGGTAATTAGTAAAAGCACAAAGTCATATGTGCATTACGGTGAATGTTATCGCTTTCCTTCTAACTGCATGAAACtatagaggggaaaaaagcaagcCTGTACAAACACGCCCACTACACCATCGCTCACATGTGTCAAAGTCAAAGCAGTACAGAATAAATTACTCACAGTAACATTTACTGTACTTCAGGCCATTCTTAAGTGCTTTGATTACATGATGTTCATCTTTGAAGACTATTAACATAAAGACTAGGAACTGCGATGACTCGTAAAGTATCGATACTGCGATAAATCAATGTTTTTTACAGGTTAAATGCCTTAATTATTTTCCGCTGGAACAGGAAGTCAGAGCCACacgtgacagacagacaatgcaTGCGCTACATTTGATTGAACAGACACTCTAATGAGAAGCTGAAGTGCAAGATGAtcagtgttatataaagtactaGATAGccatacttgagtaaaagtacaagtatcgtactagaaaaagactttggtagaagtgaaagtcaccttttagaatattactcaagtaaaagtcttaaagtatctgatatttactgtacttaagtatcaaaagtcattttatgatatttactgtacttaagtatttgaagtaaaagtaaagagtaaaatttcagtgatttttggtaggtataagaggcacttcatccggtaggaagaatctttcattccaatgtacagaaacatttcttgcaaatacggccaagggtgtataacgttatcttcttcaccctgttcaccgagttcaccactatcgtcggggtggtcgtctacgatAGCGGGAGGTCCTCCggtaggtgcttccatggcggtttcagttgtgcttcctcctcctttggcaacattacgctgaaataaagcgtgcggagctgcgtaatgcaatctagtaGCAGTGATTTGCCAAACCTCActtattacagtcgcacacatttcttctgattttattttgtagtaacgaagatgcttagtgggaatataacggagtaaaagtatacattttatctaggaaatgtagtggagtcaaagtgaaagttgacataaatttaaatagtgaagtaaagtacagatacgttacatttctacttaagtacggtaaagaagtatttgtactccgttacattacaacactgaagaTGATGCCATCAAAACTAAAGCACACACTATTATATGATTTGTTCTTGTTCAGTTTCGTACGCGTATAAAGGAACGTTTATTTGCTTCTCAGTGGCAAAATCAGAGAAAGAGTAAATCTCATGCACGTCTGCATGCAAGTTATGCAACTGATATGACCTCATCCGTGTGCTtgacctcgtgtgtgtgtgttttgtttgattaTGAGGGCAGGGTGTGGCAAGGCTTCTGTATACATACGGTAAGACATGTGATGTGACTAAAAACAACATGCATGCTAAAAAGGTGTTGTcaattctctctgtctctagaAATGCAATAAACTCAATGAATACAGATAATTACGGTCTGAGTGCTCGTGTGCTGAACCGGTTCTGCGCTCTGTACTCACGCATTTCCTCCACCACTTCTGGATCACACTCTTTATATTTCTCCAGTTCCGCCCGCAGggcttctctctgctctctgagagACGTGAGCTCCTTGTGAAGAGCCGCTCTCTCCTCCTGAACACACACGAGATTGTGAGATTTTCtactttttcacatttatatCTCTTTAGATTTTTTGACATCAATGATgattatttcttctttcttattGATAAACATTATATAATCGCAGAACGTGACAGTGTATAAAACTCtagattatattataatacagtTAATTCTAGCTGATTGTGTGCGAATGTGAGACATGGAGCTCTTACGGTATCTTGTCGTCCCTCTTTGGCTTTTTTAACGGCCTGCTGAAGAGCCGCGTTCCGCTGCTTTCCGTCCTCGTGCTGCAGAAAGAGATAAAGTATCATTTTAAATCTGgctgtaaaaagaaataataaataaacatacagcTCGGTCCAAAGGTCTACGTATGGaattgtaattttaaaaaaatctgagtAATCCGAGTCCGGAATAGCGGAGACTTAAATCCGACTGAATTTCATCCAAATCTCTTTAACATTCGTGAAGTCTTGTGTCGAGACGAGCCACAGCAAAAACCACAGAAACACATGACCTCCAAAGTCTGGAATATGACAACTTCAATGGTGTAAAATCcagagatttatatatatacacagtagtatatatatatatatatatatatatagatatagagagagagagatatatataagagaagaaaataaacaatgtaCTGAGATGCTGTATAACATCTAACCTATACGTGGAACGAATCTGGACGGATCTAAAAGTGCAATAGCTGAAATACTTCTTGGACAAATAACCAGACTAATGCAGGAAAGATCAATAATATATGTCTACAGTGAATAAATTATTCAGCATTTAGTTACTAACAGCGTCACATCCCTATGTTTGTCCTTCACTCACTTATTAGTAAAGCGTCAGTACTGAATTTCTCAGCATGTTTCTCACCAGTTTCTCCAAATCTTCCTGTTTGCGCTTGCGAGCGTGAAGCGCTTTACTGGGAAAAGACCAGAAATAGTTTGAGGTTCCGACTCTCTCCGAGTCCACCATGTTGTCATCTACAAGGCTCTGCAGCACTTCTTTCACCGACATGGGGgctgaaaaaaaagtaaatacaaaaaattatattcaggccatccttaaaaatattcttgtttgccgtaacccgaccgaccctgtcaatttaggacagtctcaaatttttatttttattttttgctttaagtccgaccgacttgccagttgtaaatttgcgttaagaccgatctttttttttactcttcaaacaactaatacaaaaagcactaaaataataataataacaactatattttagtaagtattgtaaatatataaattgcctcgGCCTACATAcagacgaaggctacgttctttcttttaaataaaaaccggtgacatcatctatgtttacattattggttaccggatgtcacactctggcctgtgcgttcgcttcgtctcattctctcattcactgtcagagtcgacggtTCGCGCTCGTTaacgatggctgcggctgcagtaaacaaaatgttcgaggtcaccgttcaaagtcatacgggtttgGGCGCCataatatatctaaaatattcattaaaacagctcgacaccgatTTAatttggcacgaagttctgtaaaaactgtccagcatcaaaataaggtttgcaatgatgcgcccgaaggcacgggttgaagacccagtcagtgacgtcacgatatgctaatttgtttgtaatttaaaGTCAAACCTACGTAATCAccgtcaccaaaattgtactttaaaaaaatagttttttttttacattgaatcttgtaaaaaaaaaaaaatatatatatatatatatatatatatatatatatatatgtatatatatatatatatatacatatatatatatatatatatatacatatatatatagacctacctaccgcccacttttttttttttactgttactgcaaacaaaatattttcaaggCTGGcccttaaatattttttttgtcatactgCCAACTGTCACACAAGACGTCATAATGAAAATGCCCGAACAAGTCCTTATTTCAGACGGCATGAAAATGTATTCTAAAGTCATCAATAAGTTTTAGAATTGTACTCACTGATTCCTTTGGTTTTCGGTGCGATTTTTTCGATGTCCTTTAGCTGAAACACGTCTTTCTGTtggagacaaagacaaagatgGATGGTTGTGGATTTAACAACGgtaatattgttattttagatACTTTAAAATATACTCCTGATCTCTGATCTACACTTAAAAATCACAAGATAACATTTGGGCCTATGTTTCTATTATAAAGTCTACATCAGCAGATTGGTTTCCTTGACGTAAACATCGATGAGCTGTAATGAACTCACTTTCTTACCGTTTCAAAGAATATCGCCATCATACGGCTTCGTTTTTCCTCCAGACTCAAGCCTTTCTTCTTCGACTGTTTGGAGAAAACACAGCCGGTGAGAACATAATTTGTTACACAAGCGGATTGTTTACACAGCAAACAAACACGTGTCTGATCTATTTAAACATCCTACTATAAAGTATGATGTATAGAAATTTAACAAATTACTTTTACGGTTCCCAAAAAACTAATTTCCACCAGTTTTGAGGATGTCTGTGCTCGATGTCACGCTCAACGGTAGTCGGAAACGTGACAAGTAGACACACGACATCTAGACTTAAATATTAGAATTTGAACAAATTTAATGAATACTGAGTTTACTATCTGAAAGGTGACGACTGTCGATCTCACACCTCTCCATCGTTTCATCACCCGGCTCATGTGCAACTAAATACGCCGTAAACGCATAAATCCAAACGTGTCCTAACTAAAACCCACTAATAAACTTCTGCTgctcaaataaataattcagtttatagaaataaaaacgaCAAACAACGTCTGACAAACATTAGATATCAGAATTTAAAGCAAATATATAGTTTTAGgaattgtatatatgtattagAGAGTTAACAGACGCTTTAATAAAACGTGTGTAGTATTTTAtagaattaaaatttaattaaaattaagaaaTGTTACTTTTGTTCCCGCCCGGTTTCGAACCGAGGACCTTTCGCGTgttaggcgaacgtgataaccactacactacgGGAACTGAGCTGCAAACGCCCCACAACACCCGCTCATAAATCACCATCATGACACGTATAAAACCTAAGTTTCATCATGTCATAGTGATCCAGTTTATGTTATTTCACCTGaatcataataatattaactgtaaagcaaaaaaatgttatttattactattattattattactttttaacaAAGCTAACCGGCTAACAACAAACCTCTATGTTTACATGACCATGTTCACCATATAATCGTATCTAACTACACAATGCAACATTTTTATCACACCTACCATCGTCTTAAATGAAGTTCAACAAGTTCTTCAGTCACAAAGTCggatattttgttcttttttttggttcccgccaacaaataaaacaaggtTTGGACAGCGTGGCGTTTTTGGAACTTTGCGCATGCGCAGTTGTCTttcggatttatttatttgtttacttacttacttatttattttaacataagCATAAATATAAGCACTAGATTGTCTAATAAAGGTTATTTTTTATTCGTTTATAAACGAATACAAATAATAGGAACCAATGAGCTCGGCCTTGTGTTAACTGagatgtttaaaattaattagttTAAAAATACGAGCATTTGGCGCCATCTAGTGGTCTATGTGGTGCAGTAACGTAGTTCAGACACTAGATGGCGGTGTTACTCATCACACGTTTTACTGTGAGCTTATTATATGTGCAAcaattaacaaatatatattgataaaaatatatatttatatataactactGTAAGCAATTTAATCCTATGTTAGATTTGGACTAGTTTTTTATTAGTACGTTATTAATGGCAAGCGTACATTCTACACAGTTTTAATTCATGTTCCTGGTGAGGGTTCATGGTGGTGAGAGGCTGACAATGTTAGTCCAGACTTTACATGAATTCCAGGTCCTCACCAGACATCGAAGGTGTCTGGTGAGGACCTGGTGAGAACGATCTCTACAGGTGGTCCTGGGTCTGTCTCAACATTAGATACTGTAGGTGCAATCCAGGTGCAGACAAAGGAGCATAAATTCACCTGACACTCAATTTCTCCTccgaaagaacaaaaacaattgTGAAATTGTGACATTATGGTTCACTGGTGGTgaacgtgtacacacacacacacacacacacacacacacacacacacacacacacacacacatttactctgcactttcttacacacttacacatattTGGTTAAGCCGCATACTTTGGCTGCAAGGATCTGTTTTAACAGAGAGTGTGACCTGTAGCAACAAGTTCGCTGCTGCTTGCATCACatccgtacacacacacacacacacacacacacacacacacacacacacacacacacacacacacacacacacacacacagaaagagagatattTCGTCCTCGAGGTGAGTCAAAGCTGAAGGAGGAAGCAGGATGTCATGACAGAGGGTTGGTACTATGgcactgtgtctgtctctgcccTGAGTAAGGGCCATTACTGCCACCGAGGATTGTGGGAAATGGCCCACGATGTGTTGCTGTTAATCTTGGCACTGACAGCCTGTCTGACTGAACCTGGTAGGTGCAAACAGAGCAACAGATTTATCTCACTGACagagatttctctctctctctctctctctctctctctctctctctctctctctctctctctgtcttcctctctctctctctctctctctctctctctgtctctgtctctgtcaatctttctctctctctctctctctctctctctgtcttccgctctctctctctcgctctcttactctgtctctgtcaatctttctctctctctctctctctctctctctctctctctctctctctctctctcatttttcttAGATCTGaataaagcatgtgtgtgtgaaaatctatctatctatctatctatctatctatctatctatctatctatctatctatctatctatctatctctcttgcTTTAATTGTAATTTAGATAACACACTTTTGTTCATTAGAATGTAATAATGTACTACTCATACTTTTGATTATTACTCATATTTATTGTGCATCCTTAATCACACTCTAGCTAATTATTTTTAGCATCCACATGTCATTGTGTTGACTAGTTTTACTTCtagagagatttttttatttgctagaTCCAACATTGTTCCTGATTACGGTGGAAAGTATGTTAGCAATTACGGATAAGTGTAATTATAACAACGTGATCATTTTTATGAGGACCTCAAAATCCATGCTGTATCAGTCTGtttttaaactgttataaaaagCTAACCGTTTAACGTTAACCTTGTCATGAGCTTAGCTAGCTAGCACTGCAGATAGTAAACAAAACTGGCTAGCCTGTTCAGACACGTGTTTGCTTTCGGATTTTCGTACAATGGAATTCAGATGGAATTGTTAGATACTGAAAATAAGAGTTGAGAATACAGATAAATGCTGCGATACTGAAAATCATTCTGAGAGACTTACAGGTGATTTAAAGTCCTTTCACGTGTTAAGAGACGATCAGCGTGACGCTGTACGAGTGAGACGTGAGTCACGTCTCGGATT
The Tachysurus fulvidraco isolate hzauxx_2018 chromosome 7, HZAU_PFXX_2.0, whole genome shotgun sequence DNA segment above includes these coding regions:
- the mnd1 gene encoding meiotic nuclear division protein 1 homolog isoform X1; its protein translation is MSKKKGLSLEEKRSRMMAIFFETKDVFQLKDIEKIAPKTKGITPMSVKEVLQSLVDDNMVDSERVGTSNYFWSFPSKALHARKRKQEDLEKLHEDGKQRNAALQQAVKKAKEGRQDTEERAALHKELTSLREQREALRAELEKYKECDPEVVEEMRKENVTAKEAVSRWTDNVFAIKSWAKRKFSMDDSQLDKAFEIPEDFDYLD
- the mnd1 gene encoding meiotic nuclear division protein 1 homolog isoform X2, whose product is MSKKKGLSLEEKRSRMMAIFFETKDVFQLKDIEKIAPKTKGITPMSVKEVLQSLVDDNMVDSERVGTSNYFWSFPSKALHARKRKQEDLEKLHEDGKQRNAALQQAVKKAKEGRQDTEERAALHKELTSLREQREALRAELEKYKECDPEVVEEMREYRAQNRFSTRALRP